The DNA region ATTGCTTGCTCACCAATACTCTTTCCTACCAGAGTTGCTTTCTCTTTAGCAGTTCCCTTATCCGCTCCTTTTGTAGATTTTGTTGAAGCGCTAGCAATTGTAGTTCCTTTCACATCATCTATTAATTGAGAATAGATATTCTTGTTACTTCTATACACAGCAAGGCGTGGGCAATCCGCAGTTCCTTTAACCACTTTCCGGATCCTCTTTTTAACCCTTACTTTTCTTTCTACTTTCGTTAATGACATAATTGAAAATTATTATCTGTATTACTTAGCTACAGTTTTACCTGCTTTTCTTCTTACTTGCTCACCTACAAACCGGATACCTTTTCCTTTATATGGCTCTGGCTTTCTTAATGATCTAATCTTTGCTGCTACCTGACCTACAAGTTGCTTATCCATAGACTCAAGAGTAATTCTAGGTGGCTTACCTTTTACCGTTTCAGTTGTTAATTTGATTTCCTCCGGCATTTCCATAATAATATTATGAGAATAACCTAAAAGCATCTCAAGTTTTTGACCATTGTTAGTTGCCTTATAACCTACACCAACCAATTCTTGTTCAGTTTTATATCCCTCAGTAACCCCAACAACCATGTTAAAAATTAATGATCGATATAATCCGTGTTTAGCTTTATGATCTTTTTCTTCGGTTTTACGACTTACAGTTACAACGCCTTCGGCAACCGCAACTTCCAAACATAAATCAATCTGTTGCGTTAACTCTCCTTTTGTTCCTTTTACAGTAACAATGTTATCAGAAGACACATTAACCTCTACCCCGTCCGGTATATTTATGATAGCATTTCCTATTCTTGACATCTTTTCTTTATTTAAGATATATGGCAAAGTACTTCACCACCTATATTAAGTTTACGAGCTTCTTTATCAGACATTACTCCTTTTGAAGTTGAAACAATTGCAATACCCAAACCATTCAATACTCTAGGCATACTCTTAGCGTCTGTATAAATTCTCAAACCAGGCTTACTTATTCTGTTCAAACTTTTTATCGCTGGAGCATTCGAAGTAGCATTATATTTAAGAGCAATTTTAATATTGTCTTGAGGTTTAAATTCTTCGAATTTATAATTAAGGATATATCCCTTTTCAAATAAAATCTTAGTCATTTCCTTCTTTGTGTTCGATGCAGGAATATCTACTACACGATGGTTTGCACTTACCGCGTTTCTTATTCTTGTTAAAAAATCTGCAATTGGATCAGTCATTTTATTAATCTTTAAATATTACCAGCTAGCTTTTGTTACACCTGGGATAAGGCCAAAATTGGCCATTTCTCTAAAAGTCACCCTCGATATTCCAAATTGTCTCATATACCCTTTTGGTCGTCCAGTTAACTTACATCTATTATGCAATCTATTAGGAGATGAATTTTTTGGTAGTTTTTGCAATCCTTCGTAATCACCTGCTGCTTTTAAAGCTGCACGTTTCGCTGCATATCTATCAACCAATTTTTGTCTTTTGACCTCACGGGCCTTCATTGATTCTTTAGCCATCTCTTAATTTTTTAATTTAAACGGGAAACCAAATTCCTTTAATAAAGCCATACCTTCTTCATCCGTTTTAGCAGATGTCACAAAAGTAATATCCATCCCGCTAATTCTATCTACCTTATCGATATTAATCTCAGGAAATATAATCTGTTCTTTAACACCCATAGTAAAGTTTCCTCTTCCATCGAATTTTGCAACAATACCCTTAAAATCTCTTACCCTAGGTATTGAAACAGCGATTAATCTATCTAAGAACTCATACATAACAGTGCCTCTTAAAGTAACTCTTGCTCCGATAGGCATTCCTTTTCTCAATTTAAAGTTCGAGATATCTTTCTTGGAAAAAGTTGCATTTGCTTTCTGACCTGTAATAAGAGTCATTTCATCCACAGCAGAATCCACCATTTTTTTGTCACCAACACCAGCCCCAACTCCTTGGTTCAAGCAGATCTTTTGCAACACTGGTGTTTGCATTATTGTAGAATATCCAAACTTCTCTTTAAGAGCTGGTTTGATCTCTTCTACATATTTCGTTTTCAGTCTTGGTATGTACGTCATCTCTATACTAATTCATTCGATTTTTTCGAAAATCTTTTCATTTTCTTGGTCTCTTCATCCAATCTTCTTCCTGTTCTTGTCGCCTCACCAGATTTAGGATCTACTAGTTTCAAGTTTGAAGCGTGGATACTTGCTTCTTTCTTAACAATTCCTCCTTGAGGATTTGCAGCATTAGGCTTTGTATGTTTAGATACTAAGTTTACCCCTTCAACGATAGCTCTATTCCTTTGAACATCAACAGTAAGCACCTTTCCTTGCTCACCTTTAGCTTCGCCAGAAATAACCTTTACGGTATCTCCCTTCTTAATATGTAATTTACCTTTCATAACAATTATATAACCTCAGGTGCTAATGAAACAATTTTCATGAATTTCTTTTCTCTTAACTCTCTTGCCACAGGTCCAAAAATTCTAGTTCCTTTCATTTCACCTGAATCATCTAACAATACAACCGCGTTATCATCGAATCTAATGTGTGAACCATCTTTTCTTCGGATCTCTTTCTTAACTCTAACAACTACCGCTTTAGCAACAGCTCCTTTTTTAACATTCCCGTGAGGAACAGCACTTTTTACAGCAACAACTATTTTGTCACCAACAGAAGCATACCGTCTTCCTGATCCGCCTAATACTCGTATGCATAAGACTTCTTTTGCTCCGCAGTTATCTGCTACTCCTAATCTAGATTCTTGTTGTACCATTATATTCTTTTATTATAAGGAATTATTTAACTTTTTCAACTACTTCGATTAACCTCCAGCACTTATTCTTACTTAATGGTTTAGTCTCCATAATTCTTACCGTATCCCCTATGCTACACTCATTCTTTTCGTCGTGGGCAATAAACTTCTTAGACCGCTTAATGTACTTACCATACTTAGGATGTTTCACTTTACGCTCTACCTCTACTGCAATAGATTTATCCATCTTATTGCTAGTAACCAAGCCTATTCTTTCTTTTCTTAGATTCCTGTTTTCAGTTTCCATAGCGCTTATGCTTTGTTATTTTTTGCCTCTTCCAATGCTCTCTTCGTCAACTCAGTTTGAAGTCGAGCAATTGTTCTTCTATTATCTTTAAGAGTCATTGGGTTCTCAAGTGGAGAAACTGCATGGTTTAATTTCATTTTAACCATTGTTTCTTCTGTAATCTCAAGACGCTCTCTAACCTCTTCTGTACCTAGTTCTCTTATTTCTGACGGTTTCATAACTTCTATTATCTAAATACTATTCTGTATAATCCCTTCTTACTACAAACTTCATCAACATTGGTAGTTTCTGAGCTGAAAGTCTTAAAGCTTCTTTAGCTGTCTCCACATTTACACCTTCTATCTCGAATAATATTCGACCTGGCTCAATTCGTGCTACCCAGTGATCCAATCCACCTTTACCTTTACCCATCCTTACCTCGGCTGGCTTCTTTGTAATTGGTTTGTCTGGAAATACTCGTATCCACACTTGACCTTCTCTTTTCATAAATCTTGTAACAGCAATCCTCGCTGCTTCGATTTGTCGAGCTGTAACAAAACCACCCTCAAGCGCTTTGATACCAAATGAACCAAAAGCAATTCTATGTCCTCTGTTGGCATTGCCTTTCATTCTGCCCTTTTGGACATTTCGAAATTTTATTTTCTTCGGTTGTAACATATCTTATCTGTTCTTATCCTCTATTACCTTGACCCTGACCTTTTCCTCTAAACTTAGATTTAGGTTTTGATGATCCTACATTCGGAGATAAATCTCTTTTGCCAAATATCTCTCCTTTACAAATCCATACTTTGATTCCCAACCTACCATAAGTAGTGTGCGCTTCAGCCAAAGCATAATCAATATCAGCTCTAAACGTATGCAATGGAATTCTACCCTGCTTAAACTTTTCAGTTCTAGCCATCTCTGCTCCATTCAATCTACCTGCCACTGATATTTTAATTCCTTCAGCTCCCATTCTCATTGTAGAAGCTAATGCCATCTTAGATGCTCTTCTATAAGAGATTCTACCTTCAACTTGTCTAGCAACACTATTGGCTACCAACTTAGCATCTAGCTCTGGTCTCTTAATTTCGAAGATATTGATTTGAATTTCTTTCTTAGTAACCTTTCTAAGTTCTTCTTTCAACTTATCTACTTCCTGACCACCTTTACCTATGATAATACCAGGACGAGCCGTGTTGATAGTAACAGTAACTAATTTAAGAGTACGCTCAATAATAATCTTAGACACACCCGCTTTAGCCATTCTAACTGTAAGGTATTCTCTAATCTTAGCATCTTCAACTAACTTCTCGCTGTAGTTTCTTCCACCAAACCAGTTAGAATCCCATCCTTTGATGAACCCTAATCTTAAACCTATTGGATTTGCCTTTTGACCCATCTACTTATGCTTTTACTAATTCTTGTTTAATTGAATCTCCAACCACAATTGTTACATGATTCGATCTCTTTCTAATTCTATGCGCTCTACCTTGTGGAGCTGGTCTAAATCTTTTTAGTTGACGTGCACTATCTACGAAGATTTCGCTTACTACTAAATCATGATCCTCAATACGCTCACTTGCATTCTTTACTTGCCAGTTAGCCAATGCAGACAGAAGAAGTTTCTCTAATCTTCCAGATGCTTCCTTCGGACTAAACTTTAATACCTGTAGAGCTTTATCCACTTGCACTCCTCTAATTTGATCAGCTACCAATCTCATTTTCCTTGGAGATGTAGGACAGTTTTGTAAACGCGCAAATGCTCTTTGCTTGTTTTCCTCTTTCCGCTTATCAGCTGTATTTTTCTTTCGAGATCCCATTATTCAATAATTCAACTATTTCTTTTTACCTGCTTGGTGGCCTCTGTATGTTCTAGTAGGTGAAAACTCACCTAACTTATGTCCTACCATATTCTCTGTACAAAAAACAGGAATAAATTTATTTCCATTGTGAACAGCTATTGTCAAGCCTACAAATTCCGGAGAAATCATAGATGATCTTGACCAAGTTTTAATCAC from Flavobacteriales bacterium includes:
- a CDS encoding 50S ribosomal protein L18 — encoded protein: MSLTKVERKVRVKKRIRKVVKGTADCPRLAVYRSNKNIYSQLIDDVKGTTIASASTKSTKGADKGTAKEKATLVGKSIGEQAIAAGILAIRFDRGGYLYHGRIKSLADGAREAGLKF
- the rpsH gene encoding 30S ribosomal protein S8; its protein translation is MTDPIADFLTRIRNAVSANHRVVDIPASNTKKEMTKILFEKGYILNYKFEEFKPQDNIKIALKYNATSNAPAIKSLNRISKPGLRIYTDAKSMPRVLNGLGIAIVSTSKGVMSDKEARKLNIGGEVLCHIS
- the rpsC gene encoding 30S ribosomal protein S3, which codes for MGQKANPIGLRLGFIKGWDSNWFGGRNYSEKLVEDAKIREYLTVRMAKAGVSKIIIERTLKLVTVTINTARPGIIIGKGGQEVDKLKEELRKVTKKEIQINIFEIKRPELDAKLVANSVARQVEGRISYRRASKMALASTMRMGAEGIKISVAGRLNGAEMARTEKFKQGRIPLHTFRADIDYALAEAHTTYGRLGIKVWICKGEIFGKRDLSPNVGSSKPKSKFRGKGQGQGNRG
- the rpsQ gene encoding 30S ribosomal protein S17, translated to METENRNLRKERIGLVTSNKMDKSIAVEVERKVKHPKYGKYIKRSKKFIAHDEKNECSIGDTVRIMETKPLSKNKCWRLIEVVEKVK
- the rplX gene encoding 50S ribosomal protein L24 — translated: MKGKLHIKKGDTVKVISGEAKGEQGKVLTVDVQRNRAIVEGVNLVSKHTKPNAANPQGGIVKKEASIHASNLKLVDPKSGEATRTGRRLDEETKKMKRFSKKSNELV
- the rpmC gene encoding 50S ribosomal protein L29; this encodes MKPSEIRELGTEEVRERLEITEETMVKMKLNHAVSPLENPMTLKDNRRTIARLQTELTKRALEEAKNNKA
- the rplP gene encoding 50S ribosomal protein L16 produces the protein MLQPKKIKFRNVQKGRMKGNANRGHRIAFGSFGIKALEGGFVTARQIEAARIAVTRFMKREGQVWIRVFPDKPITKKPAEVRMGKGKGGLDHWVARIEPGRILFEIEGVNVETAKEALRLSAQKLPMLMKFVVRRDYTE
- the rpsS gene encoding 30S ribosomal protein S19 yields the protein MSRSLKKPPFIHYKLAQRVLEAQTATKKGVIKTWSRSSMISPEFVGLTIAVHNGNKFIPVFCTENMVGHKLGEFSPTRTYRGHQAGKKK
- the rpsN gene encoding 30S ribosomal protein S14 — translated: MAKESMKAREVKRQKLVDRYAAKRAALKAAGDYEGLQKLPKNSSPNRLHNRCKLTGRPKGYMRQFGISRVTFREMANFGLIPGVTKASW
- the rplN gene encoding 50S ribosomal protein L14 → MVQQESRLGVADNCGAKEVLCIRVLGGSGRRYASVGDKIVVAVKSAVPHGNVKKGAVAKAVVVRVKKEIRRKDGSHIRFDDNAVVLLDDSGEMKGTRIFGPVARELREKKFMKIVSLAPEVI
- the rplE gene encoding 50S ribosomal protein L5, which translates into the protein MPRLKTKYVEEIKPALKEKFGYSTIMQTPVLQKICLNQGVGAGVGDKKMVDSAVDEMTLITGQKANATFSKKDISNFKLRKGMPIGARVTLRGTVMYEFLDRLIAVSIPRVRDFKGIVAKFDGRGNFTMGVKEQIIFPEINIDKVDRISGMDITFVTSAKTDEEGMALLKEFGFPFKLKN
- the rplF gene encoding 50S ribosomal protein L6, which translates into the protein MSRIGNAIINIPDGVEVNVSSDNIVTVKGTKGELTQQIDLCLEVAVAEGVVTVSRKTEEKDHKAKHGLYRSLIFNMVVGVTEGYKTEQELVGVGYKATNNGQKLEMLLGYSHNIIMEMPEEIKLTTETVKGKPPRITLESMDKQLVGQVAAKIRSLRKPEPYKGKGIRFVGEQVRRKAGKTVAK
- the rplV gene encoding 50S ribosomal protein L22, whose product is MGSRKKNTADKRKEENKQRAFARLQNCPTSPRKMRLVADQIRGVQVDKALQVLKFSPKEASGRLEKLLLSALANWQVKNASERIEDHDLVVSEIFVDSARQLKRFRPAPQGRAHRIRKRSNHVTIVVGDSIKQELVKA